In a genomic window of Azospirillum baldaniorum:
- the cysE gene encoding serine O-acetyltransferase: MNHIVAPCFQDQGLKDQNLKGLDRPESPLLEGVDGMWAMLRAEAENVVVKEPWLRPFIDTAILLHHDFPSALGSLLARKLGDSYISADQLAMLVRSAVADAPCIVEEACSDLQAICTRDPAADNCLTPFLYYKGFHALEWHRIGHWLWRRERRDLAHFLQSRVSEVFAVDIHPAVPVGRGVFIDHGTGVVIGETAVVGNDVSILQEVTLGGTGKEHGDRHPKVRDGVLLSAGAKILGNIEIGSRAKVGAGSVVLKDVPPCATVVGVPARIVGWCRDTVPALAMDQTVPEPEYHI, encoded by the coding sequence ATGAATCACATCGTCGCCCCCTGCTTTCAGGATCAGGGCCTCAAGGACCAGAACCTCAAGGGGTTGGACCGCCCGGAATCGCCCCTTCTGGAGGGCGTCGACGGCATGTGGGCGATGCTGCGCGCCGAGGCGGAGAACGTCGTCGTCAAGGAGCCTTGGCTGCGCCCCTTCATCGACACCGCCATCCTGCTGCACCATGACTTCCCGTCGGCGCTGGGCAGCCTGCTGGCGCGCAAGCTGGGCGACTCCTACATCTCCGCCGACCAGCTCGCCATGCTCGTGCGCTCGGCGGTCGCCGACGCGCCCTGCATCGTCGAGGAGGCCTGCTCCGACCTCCAGGCCATCTGCACGCGTGACCCGGCGGCCGACAACTGCCTGACGCCCTTCCTCTACTACAAGGGCTTCCACGCGCTGGAATGGCACCGCATCGGCCACTGGCTGTGGCGGCGCGAGCGGCGCGACCTCGCCCACTTCCTGCAGAGCCGGGTGTCGGAGGTGTTCGCGGTGGACATCCACCCGGCGGTCCCGGTCGGACGCGGCGTCTTCATCGACCACGGCACCGGCGTGGTGATCGGCGAGACCGCGGTGGTCGGCAACGACGTCTCGATCCTGCAGGAGGTCACGCTCGGCGGCACCGGCAAGGAGCATGGCGACCGTCACCCGAAGGTGCGCGACGGCGTCCTGCTGTCGGCCGGGGCCAAGATCCTCGGCAACATCGAGATCGGCAGCCGCGCCAAGGTCGGAGCCGGCAGCGTGGTGCTGAAGGACGTGCCGCCCTGCGCCACCGTCGTCGGCGTCCCGGCGCGGATCGTCGGCTGGTGCCGCGACACGGTGCCGGCGCTCGCCATGGACCAGACGGTGCCGGAGCCGGAGTATCACATCTAG
- a CDS encoding transglycosylase domain-containing protein: MRRIFKLASLLVALLVVAAIAYGGKGYWDALSDAPQLRQRADDLIAQGLGGDSLGADHLAMLLKVEDPNFVDHAGVDFSTPGAGATTITQSASKRLAFEKFQPGVGKIRQTGYAMGLESRLSKDQILALWLDTLEMGEGPEGWVTGFHKASSAIYGRPPAELNSTEFARLVAVLISPATFKLRDNDPALDERVRRIERLAAGACVPKGHGDVWLEGCRQPSDS; this comes from the coding sequence ATGAGACGAATTTTCAAGCTCGCAAGTCTTCTTGTTGCTTTGCTTGTCGTCGCGGCCATTGCTTACGGCGGAAAAGGATACTGGGACGCTCTATCGGATGCTCCGCAATTGCGTCAGCGCGCAGACGATCTGATAGCTCAAGGTTTGGGAGGGGATTCGCTCGGCGCGGACCATCTGGCGATGTTGCTGAAAGTTGAAGACCCAAATTTCGTCGATCACGCCGGAGTGGATTTTTCGACCCCTGGCGCTGGAGCGACGACAATCACGCAATCGGCTTCCAAGCGCCTTGCTTTCGAAAAATTTCAACCGGGCGTTGGGAAGATACGACAAACCGGGTATGCGATGGGTCTGGAAAGCCGACTCTCCAAGGATCAGATTCTGGCCCTTTGGCTCGATACGCTGGAAATGGGTGAAGGTCCGGAAGGTTGGGTGACTGGCTTTCATAAGGCAAGTTCAGCAATCTATGGGCGGCCGCCGGCTGAGTTAAACAGCACGGAGTTTGCTCGATTGGTGGCCGTCCTCATCTCACCAGCAACCTTCAAGCTTCGTGACAATGATCCTGCGCTCGACGAGCGTGTCAGGCGGATCGAACGCTTGGCGGCAGGAGCGTGTGTTCCCAAAGGTCATGGTGACGTTTGGCTCGAAGGGTGCCGACAGCCTTCCGATAGCTGA
- a CDS encoding sigma-70 family RNA polymerase sigma factor, which produces MSHRPRWCPFRRRTDRAIMSASLIAIYLDHRRSLFGCAMKIVRDLQVAEDLLQESYLRACKAVERGPIDNIGAFLHRTVHNLALDHLRRCRTQERFEAGPADTVEALGIASETPSAEERLLHRERLSCFMDALDRLPARARQVWLLNRVEGLSYPQIAAHLGVSQGTVFNDMKLAMGHFVDTMARRDRPESTAARPGGTL; this is translated from the coding sequence ATGTCGCACCGACCGCGGTGGTGTCCTTTCCGCCGCCGTACCGACAGGGCTATCATGTCCGCAAGCCTGATTGCGATCTATCTCGATCACCGCCGCTCGTTGTTCGGGTGCGCGATGAAGATTGTGCGTGATCTTCAGGTTGCCGAGGATCTGCTGCAGGAAAGTTATCTGCGCGCCTGCAAGGCGGTGGAGAGGGGACCCATCGACAACATCGGGGCTTTCCTCCACCGGACGGTCCATAACCTCGCGCTGGACCATCTCCGGCGCTGCCGGACCCAGGAGCGGTTCGAGGCCGGCCCGGCGGACACTGTCGAGGCGCTGGGCATCGCATCGGAAACCCCTTCGGCGGAAGAACGCCTGCTGCACCGCGAGCGGCTGTCGTGCTTCATGGACGCCCTGGACCGTCTACCGGCGCGGGCCCGGCAGGTGTGGCTTCTGAACCGGGTCGAAGGCCTGTCCTATCCCCAGATCGCCGCCCATCTGGGTGTGTCGCAGGGCACGGTCTTCAACGACATGAAACTGGCGATGGGTCATTTCGTGGACACCATGGCGCGCCGCGACCGCCCCGAATCCACCGCTGCCCGGCCCGGCGGGACGCTCTAG